Within the Cololabis saira isolate AMF1-May2022 chromosome 22, fColSai1.1, whole genome shotgun sequence genome, the region gatctgcccagaccctagtggtttttaagtcttctttgaaaacttatttattttctttggcttttagtgtgtgacaacttagttccccacatctgtgtgaagtgattgttttttattgtattttattactattttattgatcattttagtatgttagtgattttattgtttctacactgggtactgtgtttttcttttggtattgttttattctcttgtatgctgtacagcactttggtcgacctcggtcgtttttaaatgtgctttataaataaaattgacattgacattgacattgactgTTTGCAGATTCAACTTTCTGTAGTCTATACATAGACGTACAGCTCCATTTCGTTTTCTCACGACCACGATGGGTGAGGAAAAGGGTGACTCTGACTCTCTTATGACACCAGCCTCCAACAACTCATGAAGGTGCTGACGCACTGCCTCAATATCATGAGGATGAATAGGCCGGGCCCGATGCTTGAAAGGAGTGTCATCCTTTAGTTTGATGTGATGCTTTACTTTATCTGTACACCCAACGTCCAAGTCATGGTGAGAAAATACCTCAGGCATTTCAAGGAGCTTGTTGGTGATACGCTCCCTCCATTCTGATGGCAGTGGAGAGTCACCAAAGTGGAAGTTCAAGTCTGGCTTTAAGGGTTTCTCAGGAACAGGCAAGTTTGTGACACCGTGCTGCAATATTATGCTGTGAAAAGCTCCAAGTTCTGCAATGACACTGAGGGATGGAAGAGTAATTGCTTGCTCCGTCTCATTGGTGACCATAACAGGTATTTTGTATGGTGCAGTAGAAGGAAAAGTAACAAGACAACTTTTGACACAAAGGCCACCAGGCAAGGATGACTGAGTGGGATGTTCCACCACCGTCCACCGGTCTGTCACAAGAGTATGAACTTTGGCTAATCCCTCAAGGATGACACTATGGCCGGCAGGGATGAGTATCGGTGTCTTGCTCAGCATCCTCACAACTCCCACATTGCCCTCTTTGTTCTGCTGGTGCCGTAATTCAAGCGTTTTTAGTAAGGCTTGGTAGCCATAAAGACTGGGCTGCTGATGTGTAGCGTCGCCATCAAGATATTGCTCATAGAGCACATCCAAAGTGTTTGTCCCTATCAAGACTTGAGATGGGGTTTCAGGGCGCAAATCTGGGACCACAAGAGCAAGGGTTGGTACGTCAATATCTGCTCCCAGAAAGTCTTTGGGAAAGCCAACTGTTAGCTCAACGTAGCCCAAATATGGCACAGACTGTCCAGCAGCACCCTCAACCTCTAACAGGTTGTTAAGAGGTTTTACTGGCTGATCTGACAGGTAGTGGTTGTAAAAAGACACTGGGACTGTAGTGACTTGAGAACCTGTATCCAAAAGGCAGTTGCGGTCAGCACCAGCTATTTTAACGACAGCTGTGCATCTTGAACCAACTAAACCTTTAGGCAGTTTAACAAGTGGGTGTTTTACCATTGACTGCTTATTAGCACAGCGCTTGTGCTGACGGTTAGCAGGACATTTTTCATCAGTTCCAGTCCCCATTCGTCCTGTAATAGGAACTGTGGTTAGTTTAAAGCACTTTTGGAAGCTGAGGGATGTTGAGTATCCCATTTGCGACACTTTTCATTgaattctcttcttttttctgcaaCTAATGCAGGATTTGGCTCACCATCGCACTGAGGTTTGATGTGGCCATCCTCCCCACACCTGAAACAGTAACCTGGTTTTGGTCTGAAAGTTGGGGTTTTCTGGGATAATGGCACATGTTTAGcagatttttcagtttttggtCTCTCAACCTGCTTAGGATGTGATTTTGAAGTAAAAGCAGGTTTGGCATTGTGCTGGTTAGTTGTAAGAGCTGCTAACTGGCGTTGAATATCTGCCATTTGCTTTGCCAATTGCTGGGTAAGTGTCGTTAGTGCAGCATAGGCTCCtttctcctcttcatcatcatgaacAACATGACGATGAGATGCTACTTTCTGCTTGGTAACATCAAGATGTTGCTTCATGCGCAGATTTTTAGCTGCTTCACGATCTTCTTCTGTTCGGAGAAGCAGTAAAAGTTCAGCAAAAGAAGGGGGGTTTGCTTTCTTTTGCTTCAGCTGAAGCTCTGAGATGAGTGAGTTATCCCAACAGCCTCTACAAAACTGATTTAGCAGATGTTTATTAACTTCCCTCACAGGTACACCACCTCTTTTCACAGTAAGGTTCAAAGCTACCTGCAGACGCTGCAAATAGACTGATGGCTTTTCACCTGCATCTTGGAATGTATCCATGAATTTAGCATACAACTCGTCACCATCTTGAACTGTGCCAAAAGCTGAGTCAAGTTGCTGTAAATATACAGCAGGCAAAGTGTCAGGACTTAAGTGCTTGACAACATCAGCGGCTGGTGGAAGAAGACTTTCAAGCAATTTTCTAGACCGCTGAAGATCTGATACAGCAGGATCTTTCATAAGCAAGTCAACACTAGAACGCCAtgtatcatagtctgcttcctGTGGAGGCCTCTGTATTTTGCCTGAAAAAACTCGAAGTCTCTGGGATGAAAGCATGTGCATAGAGGTATCTTCGCTCTTTACTATGTGCTCAACGACATACCGTTGGACTTCGGGTGGATTGACGTCATCAGCAGCGATAGTGTTAGATTTTATCCCAGCACTTTGAGCTCTGGGCAAGGGCTTGAAGACTGGATGGGCTGCACTTCCAGGAGAGATTTTCCAGGGTGACTGGGGTGGAGATTTTATCTCTGGGGCGccgccctcctcctcttcctcctcctcctcctcctcttcagctGTAATGGCAGGTTCAAGAGCAGTGATGGATTTACTGATGTGAGACATCATGCCTTTAAGAACTTCAGCATAGTTCATGCCACTGACTTTAGCTAGTTGCTTCAGGTCTTCAAGATATGCTTGAGTCTTTTTGTCTCCTTCCCTCTCAGCATACATACTCGACAGGTCTCTGATCTGATAAGTATTTTTCCCATCTTTAGTGACAAATGTGTATGGTAGTAGGGACTCTAAGGTTACAACAGCAGTTCCTGAACTGTATTCTACAACCCAGTTTTCGTGAAAGTCGGACTCTATTGCATCCACTACTGTTGCTCTACCAATAATCCCATATTGTTTGAGAAAATCTATGACCTCTTCTACGTCAGATAGATCCTTAGTGTTTCCACTGACCAACACAGCATTAGGAATTTTAATACCAAGGCTGTCAAATACCTCCATCTTTTGATAGTGttctgactgaataaacttagtGCTTATTCATAACTGTATTGTGATGGTATCTTGATCATTGCACATCATAACTGGTTCTCCTGGCTAGCTCACCAGAATTGTGTAGCATATATTTGGCTGtaactaatgaaataaaaatgtagcaAATAGCTAGAGGTAGGCTAGTAACCTCAGAAGACTAGATTCAGCCGAGGAGAACACGTATGATGCACAATGAATGACACAGAGGCAGATGGCTTCAGTTTAGGTACCTTGTATtagaaaaacacaaattaaattaCTCAAacgttgaaaaataaatatggccatgtaaaaaataaactttcttCAAGTAATTGAAATTCAAATTAACGAAAAAAATATAACAATGACTTCAGCTTAGTTAGCTTATGTCAGGTGCACCATTAGTTTCAATTCTGTTCCACACTGTTTACTcaatgtgtggaataaaagaaaatacatcaaCTCAAAACCatcccaaaaacaacaaaacaacccacCAAAACGTAAACAAATTAATGTGGGTTCCCCACTCAAAATTAAAGTTCACTTTTCTTCACAGTTCTGGCTCCTCAGAGTTCTGGTCCTCAGCACCGGTcaaagtcagtcagtcagtcaattAGTCAATCTGGGTGCTGGGTCCAAGCGTTTGGTTGAGTGAATGGGGCAGAAGAGATGAATGGGGGGGGAGTTTTGCTGCAGTGGCCTACCGCTGTGGCAGACACATAATTACTGTTGAGTATgattcctggttcctccacgtGGACTCCTGATCACTGGATTCTGGAATAGCTCACCATCCGGGATCACAAAACCTGGCCTGGTCAAACATAAGGCCAGAGCTCTTATTACAGGTTATCATtaacacagaaaataattatttgCTGGTCATCTTATCATCCATAAATGTACTGATTAAATAGTTCAAGCATTTAAACTAAACAGTACTTGCGCACTGAATGTGCGTTCCTCACCGCAGCATCAGCTGTTACCAATCGCTGATTGACACGCTGCgtcaacataaaacaaacattttaacaaaagacccggtaattaaacaaacaaaacaaaacatgcctTACTGGAAGTGTTAAAGTTCATTcagtcatttggaaaaaaaactaaatgactaaacttaaaacacaaCTCACCAATTCAGGCAGTCAAGTATTCAACAGGTTTCTGACATCGACAATCAAGTATTCACAGGTTTCAGACTTCGACAACCTCCCGACAGCCAGTGGACAATCTGCAGTTGGCAACAAAGTGGCTGTTAACCGTCATATGACACTTTATTGTGAAAACGCCAGCAACCGTTTACTAACCTGCAGCCGCTCCGCTCCGTGCATCAGCTCCCATTCATCCACAATGAGAGCGTCTGCTGCCTGTAAATAGCGGAGCGGCTCAGCTGATTGGCTGAACGCTAGTCACATGACGTCACACTGACGGGGTCTGAATGAGCTTGAAATGAGTTTATAAatacaaacataaatatatatataaaaatataagtaTGAAATAACTGCTCATTTAGCACCTGGGTTACATCTGCAACAGTGACTGTAAATCTCTGTTCTTTCTCTGTATTGCAACCCCCCCTCTCCACGTACCGTCCACATTCAGGTTGATGAAtctttcctcctctccagcGACGGTGCTGGTGAAACACAGATATCTGCCCCGGTCCTGGATCGTCACTCCTCTCAGCAGCAGGGAAGCGTTTCCTCCTGAGATCTGGTCTTCAAAGAGAGATGTTCTTCCTCTGAACCTCTGGGCCTGCTCTCCCGCTTGGTCCTTGTTGTGATAGTAGGAGTGAACCCGGGTCTCTGGTTGCGTCTTTTGAATCCAGTGGACGACAACGTCATTGTGAACTGTGAAACTGCAGGGCAGGATACACGTCTCGTTGAACTGACAGGAGACCTCGGTATCTGTAGAAACACACACGTACAAACCTATGATCCATTTGGAATCAATAATTAACCCAAATGACATGTTTTTTGACAGCGGGAGGAGGATCAATTATCTGGAGAGaagcaggaaccttcttgctctgAGGCAACGGTACTAATCACTAAGCCACCGCATGTTCTTGTTAAATTAAACAAACATGATTGGATGACATCATCCAGTTTTATATCCATTATAAAACTATCAGGAACAATGTATTTTACACTTTGCAGGAGTTTCAGAGAACTGGGAGATAGATTAAAAAGGCCCAAACATCATTTGTGAGTCGTGGCCTGGCTCACACTCCagttctaaaccagttcctcaCCATCAGTTTAGCCAACTATATTGTAATCATGTCAGTAGAAAACTATGAGGCACATTCTTCATCTGGTCTTTTCTGGGAGGTTTTCTGCCGAACAGAAAAGGTCAGTGTGTAAGTTTACTTTGAATTTCCTACAAGAAAAACCTTAACTGAGAAAAgttgtttgtctttatttctaacCAAGTGTCGTCTTTCTCATATCAACAAGCACGCAGGTTTAAAATACCCAACACCTCATTTCAAGGTCACCTTTACAGTGCACACAACACCgattaaaagagcaaaaaaagaaaaaagacaatataAATTATTAACTAATATTTGTTAATTTGTCGAGTATAATATCtcataataataaatgtattttaaatccGAAGAACCAGTATGTTGTTGTCctcatagatatatataaaggctagacgactcaaggcggagtctccagcgtcgttcaccGGCGGCCATCTTACCACAGGACACTCTTTGGTGCGCTATCGTTGTTGCTGTTGGAGGGTGAGTGGTctgtacagacaaaaatactcatAACTTGCTGAAATCTTGACGGATTTACAAACGGTTTGGTTTATTAGAAATGTCATAAAAGGGTATGATTCGGGATGTTTGGACATGTTGAAATTGTATCTTTTCTTTTCGAAAAACGACTTAGATGTATATAtacgtatgtatatatgtatatatgtatatatatatatatatatatatatatatatatatatatatatacatatatatacatgttataatgtcataatataaatacatgttataaggtaataatatatatgtatatatgttataatgtaaatataaatattactaagaatactatagaaatattgatttaatataaataccatgtcatagctatctgtttcttgttattttcatataaaagtacgtttgtcaatgtttataattattcacaagtatgcagtgtcataactacatctccgACGTTCATAAAAAACCaacctgtttgaaaatctgttgaaaattgagcaagttaaggttgtttaaaggggacctaatatgaaaaacaatttttttcttgctttaacataaagtggtctcccctcagcctgccaactcagagaaggaggaaagcaaccaaattctgcagtgtctgtacagccgcccggatgagccgtccacattcggtgcattttcgttacgtaaccaaaatgcaaaccacggccacaactataaaaccgtgtaactgcatgtgagtgtccgactatcgtagcactgcgtgacatcggacgctctctgtccatctccctccagcagctgccactttattgaggtttttgtagtgaaatgaggaggaatcatagagataacttctcatttcaactaactggatcagctgttcctcatcatgactgtttcctacagcgctttcaaccggctttcaacacgagcgacaggaagaaaatagaagcagggcgtccgacaaatgttcagctcaaaacggcgcgtcgTGCAGCGctgtggccagttaggacagtccaatagaaaaaaaagcaatggaattgatttggTTACTGACGCTCGCTTGCAGTGGATGCAGTTATAACACGATGTAATAATAACTCGGCCGGCCGgatcttccgccattttttcgtagcacagagcctcattatcatagccccgcccactcagaatcctgcatagataatgaggttagagactgagatgctgcagacatggctcagaggctgaatttctaatttatttagaaaaaacaatcaaaagcttgtttttaagacattcaaggcctgtttaaaatagggattagatgccataataggtcccccttaagcagtacatgcaccattaaacacaacgttatgagtgagcgagctacctgtggcaagatggccgccatgtGACGACGTtgctctgcattggcagcagcgcgggtgagtcatctagcctttatagaTATCTATGGTTGTCCTGCCAACGGATAACAGACATGATCATACATGCCGACGACCATGTTGCAAAGTGCAAATACTATCTAATATCTAATACGTTTTACGACTTTGAAAGCTGTAGTTTTAGCTGTGCACGCTCCTGTGGAGGCGCGTTCTCAGGATCAAACCGAAATTATCATTATAATAACGCAATAcaacgttgttttttttaatgtaggtACTTGGTCAAACTACAAGAATATTAATGGTCTCAGTGACGTGACACTATTAAAAGTTAGACATACGTGGGTTTATGTGTTGGTTTTAAAAACTAATATAGCAGCACTCACCACTGCAGACAACCGATGCGCACAAAAGCAAACCATAAACCATCGCAGTGATCCTGTTCATGTTCCTCATGGTCCTGCTGCAGTTGGACGCTCCAAGCcctgattttaaatatttacaacCTCAAATGCACTAAAAACAGAACAATTTCAGCCCAGTTTGTTGAGGACTCCCAGAAACAGCTTAACTAAAGTGAAGCTTCTGACTGAACTTTCGTTTTCTCTCGACACTCCCACCAAGACAGACTTGTTGAGAGACTTTACTACGTTTGACTTGATTACAGCGGAGAAGTTAATAAATAATGAGGTGTGAAGTTTAATTCGTGCCAAAAGTCTATTCTGCATTCACTGTTGAATTCCGCTGAGCTTTCAGACGTTTGTTCACATAACTTTCCAGCTTTAGTTGTGACAAAGATCTTTTTAATAGGTACACTAAAGGTAAAAAGAAGTAACAGGAAATACCATACAAGTGTTATCAGTTGGACTCATATATATGtagttatatacatatatatgagttatatatatgtatataactcACACAGAGTCAACAACATTTCCATCTGTAACACCGTCTCAACAACACCTTTATTTATAAAACCAGCATGTGTGGTATGACTTCTAGACAGAACCATAAATATTCAGGGATTAGTCAGTCTGTTAAGATGAAATATTAGAAAATCAACCTCTAAATAAAGACCTCTGGTGAATCCAGGAGTAACTGATCAGTAATTAATCAGAAGAATGTGAGAATAAGCCGTCGTAAATCTAACACGTGTACAAAGAAGGGAAGACTTTTGTAGAGGAgtttatacatttttacattttacataataaaaaaatcagaTAAATCAGAGTCGTGATTCCTGATAATATAATATCTGTATAAGCACCGACTCTTGGGAATATAAAGTATAGTATTTCTACATTAATGTAGAACACTTGTATGTATGACAAGAATGAAGGTTAACGTTGACATGAGTGGGACAGAACCAGGCCCCGCCCACATTTAACACTAtcatttcattcagatatttagatatttatgttaatATAAACTATGCAACTAAGGGTGACGACATGTGACAGCAGACTCGTGTCTTTGGTACATTTCAAAGTCATGATCTTGATGttgtttatccatccatccatccatccatcatccacccatccatccatccatccatccctccatccctccatccatccatccatccatccatccatccatccatccatccatccatccttccatccatccatccatccatccatcatccatccgtccctccatccatccatccatccatccatccatccctccatccctccatccatccatccatccatccatccatccatccatccatccatccatccttccatccatccatccatccatccatccatccatcatccatccatccatcatccatccatccatccatccctccatccctccatccctccatccatccatcatccatccatccgtccatccatccatccatccctccatccctccatccatccatccatccatccatccatccatccttccatccatccatccatccatccatccttccatccatccatccatccttccatccatccatccatccatccatccttccatccatccatccatccatccatccatccatccatccttccatccatccatccatccatcatccatccatccatccatccatcatccatccgtccctccatccatccatccatccatccatccatccatcatccatccatccatccatcatccatccatccctccatccctccatcatccatccatccatccatccatccatccatccatcatccatccatccatccatccatccatccatccatccatccatccatccatcatccatccatccgtccctccatccctccatccctccatcatccatccatccatccatccatccatccatccatccatccatccatcatccatccatccatccatccatccatccatccatccatccatccatccatccatccatccatccatccatccatccatccatccatccatcatccatccatccatccatccatccatccatccatccatccatccatcatccatccatccatccatccatccatccatccctccatccctccatccgtccctccatccatccatccatccatccatccatccatccatccatccctccctccctccctccctccctccctccctccctccgtccgtccgtccgtccgtccgtccgtccgtccgtccgtccgtccgtccctccgtccgtccgtccgtccgtccgtccgtccgtccgtccgtccgtccgtccctccctccgtccgtccgtccctccatccatccatccatccatccatccatccatccatccctccctccctccctccctccctccctccctccatccatccatccatccatccatccatccatccatccatccatccatccatccatccatccatccatccatccatccatccatccatccatccatccatccatccatccatccatccatccggggCATCACTAGACTTAAGACTGTACTTGGGCACAGATAATACACGCAAAAAAGACTTTTAGACTTATTTATATTTAGAAAAGCATAAATAGTACTTTAAACTAAGatagataagatagtcctttattgatccccacaGGGGAAATTCAGGAAACTATACAATCAGATCAGACTATGTTAATAACTGGATCTTTCTTTTACCACCTGAATGAACTGACGCACTTGGCTTGATGATTAAGGAAAACTAACCCACATTTGCAAACCTAGACCGTTTGAGCCTGAGCCACTGCGGTATCCCTGGGCTTTATCTAGTGAACCAACACAAGCTCTCATCATTGAGCAGAGGTcctgaccagaaccagaaccagcaggatCCCACCGTTACCGCACTTGTTCACCCGGATAGGAACCTCACTGAAATTCCCCTTGGGTCTGACTCTCTCAACACCACTGGGTTTTCCACCCTTATTATGGTAGCTACCGCTAACAAAAGTCACTCTCTGTACTGCTTTATGTTAATTGGGTTGTCTTGATACGTTTATGACGTCATAAACACAGGTTGATGTTGCCTAGCTAAGGGCTTACCTCTCTGATTTCTCCTTGCTGTTTTATCCCTGCTGCCAGTGAATATCTTTCTGATATCCATCTACAGGAGTAATACAGTTTGAGTCAAATCACAAAATAATATATGATATTATATAAGTATTCAGCAAGCTGTTATGGGctaaggcaggggtcggcaacccaaaatgttgaaagagccatattggaccaaaaacacaaaaaactaatgtgtctggagctgcaaaaaatgaaaagtcttgtataagccttagaatgaagacaacacatgctgtatgtatctgtattagttataactgggggaagatgtcgaaatgttgagaaaaaagtcgaaatgtcgagaaaaaagtcgaaatgttgagaaaaagtcgaaatttcgagaaaaaagtcgaaatatcgagaaaaaagtcgaaatgtcgagaaaaaagtcgaaatgtcgagaaaaaattcaaaatgttgagaaaaaagtcaaaatttcaagaaaaaagtcgaaatatcgagaaaaaagtcaaaatgtcgagaaaaaagtcgaaatttcgaaaaaaaaagttgaaatatcgagattaaaatggaaagaaaaaaggaataaaaaagagaaaaaaagggaaaaaaagagaagagaaaaaaggggaaaaaaagaataaggagaaaagaagaaaaaaagagaagagaaaaaaaggaaaaaaaagaagaaaaaaaggaaataaaaggtcaaacatttttgaaaaagctccaggagccactagggcggcgctaaagagccgcatgcggctctagagccgcgggttgctgatccctgggcTAAGGTTACGAACCTTTAGTGACTCAGCTGCTAGAtggactctctctctctctctgagtgAATGGGGGAGTGAGTGGAGTGTGGAGCTGCAGCGTGTGACTGAGGTTTTTTCTGCagtttcatgtgttttttctttctttttttctccctttacaGTTACTAATAAGTGTCTAAATCTTGGTGAGGTGTAGTTTTTAGCGGTAGCGGGGCTACCGGCACAGCTGAGCAGTATGCCCGTTGTAAAAGGCGGAGAGGCCCCCTGGGCAGCCCCCTGCGCGCTCTGACGGTGAGGTGTCAGGAAGGACGGAGGAGCAGTGAACAGTTGATAAAGAAA harbors:
- the LOC133423200 gene encoding uncharacterized protein LOC133423200; amino-acid sequence: MEVFDSLGIKIPNAVLVSGNTKDLSDVEEVIDFLKQYGIIGRATVVDAIESDFHENWVVEYSSGTAVVTLESLLPYTFVTKDGKNTYQIRDLSSMYAEREGDKKTQAYLEDLKQLAKVSGMNYAEVLKGMMSHISKSITALEPAITAEEEEEEEEEEEGGAPEIKSPPQSPWKISPGSAAHPVFKPLPRAQSAGIKSNTIAADDVNPPEVQRPGFVIPDGELFQNPVIRSPRGGTRNHTQQ